A DNA window from Rhineura floridana isolate rRhiFlo1 chromosome 11, rRhiFlo1.hap2, whole genome shotgun sequence contains the following coding sequences:
- the LOC133366349 gene encoding histone H2A type 2-C-like, with product MSGRGKQGGKARAKAKTRSSRAGLQFPVGRVHRLLRKGNYAERVGAGAPVYLAAVLEYLTAEILELAGNAARDNKKTRIIPRHLQLAIRNDEELNKLLGKVTIAQGGVLPNIQAVLLPKKTESHKAKGK from the coding sequence ATGTCTGGACGCGGCAAGCAAGGAGGCAAGGCGAGGGCAAAGGCCAAGACTCGCTCTTCTCGCGCTGGGCTGCAGTTCCCCGTGGGTCGTGTGCATCGTCTGCTGCGTAAAGGGAACTACGCCGAGCGTGTTGGGGCTGGCGCGCCGGTCTACTTGGCGGCCGTGCTGGAGTACCTGACTGCCGAaatcctggagctggctggcaacgcCGCCCGAGACAACAAGAAGACCAGGATCATCCCTCGCCACTTGCAGCTCGCCATCCGCAACGACGAGGAGCTGAACAAGCTCTTGGGTAAAGTGACTATTGCCCAAGGAGGCGTCCTTCCCAACATCCAGGCTGTCCTGTTGCCCAAGAAGACCGAGAGCCACAAGGCGAAAGGAAAATAA
- the LOC133366347 gene encoding histone H3, with amino-acid sequence MARTKQTARKSTGGKAPRKQLATKAARKSAPATGGVKKPHRYRPGTVALREIRRYQKSTELLIRKLPFQRLVREIAQDFKTDLRFQSSAVMALQEASEAYLVGLFEDTNLCAIHAKRVTIMPKDIQLARRIRGERA; translated from the coding sequence ATGGCGCGTACCAAGCAAACAGCTCGTAAGTCCACCGGCGGGAAAGCGCCCCGCAAGCAACTGGCCACCAAGGCTGCGAGGAAAAGCGCTCCAGCCACCGGCGGCGTGAAGAAGCCTCACCGCTACCGCCCGGGCACCGTCGCCCTGCGAGAGATCCGCCGCTACCAGAAGTCTACCGAGCTGCTGATCCGCAAGCTGCCTTTCCAGCGCCTGGTGCGGGAGATCGCGCAGGATTTCAAGACCGACCTGCGCTTCCAGAGCTCGGCCGTGATGGCTCTGCAAGAGGCCAGCGAGGCTTACCTGGTGGGTCTGTTCGAGGACACCAACCTGTGCGCCATCCACGCGAAGCGCGTCACCATCATGCCCAAGGACATCCAGCTGGCCCGGCGCATCCGCGGGGAGAGGGCTTAA
- the LOC133366353 gene encoding histone H2B 1/2/3/4/6-like, translating to MPEPAKSAPAPKKGSKKAVTKTQKKGDKKRKKSRKESYSIYVYKVLKQVHPDTGISSKAMSIMNSFVNDIFERIAAEASRLAHYNKRSTITSREIQTAVRLLLPGELAKHAVSEGTKAVTKYTSSK from the coding sequence ATGCCTGAGCCAGCGAAGTCGGCTCCTGCTCCCAAGAAGGGTTCCAAGAAAGCTGTCACCAAGACGCAGAAGAAGGGCGACAAGAAGCGCAAGAAGAGCCGCAAGGAGAGCTACTCCATTTACGTGTACAAGGTGCTGAAGCAGGTCCACCCCGACACCGGCATCTCCTCGAAGGCCATGAGCATCATGAACTCCTTCGTCAATGACATCTTCGAGCGCATCGCCGCCGAGGCGTCGCGCCTGGCCCATTACAACAAGCGCTCCACCATCACCTCCCGGGAGATCCAGACCGCGGTGCGCCTCCTGCTGCCGGGGGAGCTGGCCAAGCACGCCGTGTCCGAAGGCACCAAGGCTGTCACCAAGTACACCAGCTCCAAGTAA